The window tttttgagtttccgcgcgttactttgatagaaattattgctatgcaaccattatcacgtgactacgcaaccattgttacgcggcTATCTCATTAAACGAGtaagacgattgaagcgtaaACAAAGAATTGAtaacaactatagtattttgcgttcaattatccgaactcggcgttcaattattcgattcaggcaatcaattagccgaattgggcgttcagttatctgattcgggcattcaattatccgactcaggcattcaattatccgatgttctgtcctaattagaagtaacaaatatagaaataattattttagtcgcacatttctttcatgacgtctttctatgatgctcactcacgtttctgctgaacaataaatgattgattcaagaaaggtgggaaggcaaagtagtaaaattcgagctcttgattagctaaaaacccgctacgacgcatgatggactgttgcatggtatcacggacgacgcgcgatttacaaagtgtgcggattacaccacgattgacgaagcaaggcgttgttgtaggcttcttAAATATGTAGATCTAGTTCGCTcccaacagcttagttagacctccgtgaaaacgtgggacaccaagattattGCAAAGGAAAtaatcgtacaacacacgctaaaattcacgctaaagtcaagattaaataaaaattattgagtctagacagctgatgaatgatgatatttgagcagctgcccaaccgcagactatgtaagttattcagttttacATGATATTGCAGAGCAGCCCTAactaagcaacggataattgaactcCTGAAtgggataattgaacgcaaaatactttagaagagcaactgacagtctgtttcctgagttcccggtttgtttgacagaacgtattgctacgtaacgcaaccattgttacgtgaattggtaaagacagaacaccatcgctcgtcaaacacaatgctaaccgagcatttactagttggcgagcgaagcgagcctctctcttgtcatgtcaattgagctcgagatatattttatttatatatttatatatttatatatttatatatttatatatttatatacgtacgtcagcacttgtcatatagatttacggcaaaacagaaagacaaatcgacaaaacgacaatgccagatgaatgcaattttgactctgtaacatatgcgctaaaattgaagcaagggacccttttcgaggggtcgacttaattgtaatttcttggcgagaagagtaaaacaactctcgattttgctcccttacgcgactaaagagcaaatgagactgatacgtgacaaacgggatggaaaggaaaagctaaaagaagagaaaagtcagtttttgagtttccgcgcgttactttgacagaaattattgtgacgcaaccattatcacgtgactacgcgaccattgttacgcgactaatcttagtaaacgagtgagacaattgaagcgtgaacgaagaattgaagacaacgatagtattttgcgttcaattagcCGATTATCCGAATTGGACGTTCAGTGATCCGAtttgggcattcaattatccgactcaggtattcaattatccgatgttctgtcttagaagtactaaagttatagaaataattgtttcagtttgaaacgtaaagtcaaaaccgcgcacatttctttcatgacgtctttctatgatgctcactcacgtttcagctgaataataaatgattgattcaagaaaggtgagaaggcgaagtagtgaaattcgagctcttgattagctaaaaacctgctacaacgcatgatggactgttgcatggtatcacgctggacgcgctgtttacaaagtatgcggattacaccacgattgacggagcaaggcgttgttgtaggcttcctagatatgtagatttagttcgctcacaacagcttagttagacctccgtggaaacgtgggacatcaagattagtgcaaaggaaattatcctacaacacacgctaaaaattcacgctaaagtagagattaattacaaattattgcgtctatacagctgatgaatgatgatatttgagcagctgcccaaccgcagactatgtaagttatttagttgcacaacagccgtaagcaacggataattgaacgcctcaatcggttaattgaacgcaaaatactttagaagagcaactgaaagtctgtttcctgagctcccgggtttgtttgacaaaaactattgctacgtaacgcaaccattgttacgcgaattggtaaagacagaacaccatcgctcgccaaacacaatgctaactgAGCATTTACTAGTCTAGCCTGtatagtgatcatgtttgaaatgtactaccattgacagacagacagacagacagacagacagacagacagacagacagacagacagatgcccAAGCCAAACGGTGATGTTCGTCCTGTAGCTATAGGAGAATGCCTGAGGAGACTGACTGCGCGCACTATTTGCAGCCTAAAGAAGAATGAATTTTCTGAATTTTTCTCTCCAGTCCAATATGGGGTGGCCACTGCGGGTGGGTCAGAGTTGCTGGTGCATCAAATCCAACTATTACTTGAGAGCAACGAGGATTGGGTAGTGTTAAAAACGGATGTCAGGAATGCCTTTAATTCAATCAACAGGAATCACATGATCAACCAAGTATTTGCATCTTTTCCGGACATAGCATTTCATGTGTTTAAGATGTATTCAGGTTTTGGTGATCTGATTGTGTCAAAAGGCTCCTCTACTGTAAAAATATCGTCACAGGAAGGAGTTCATCAAGGAGATCCTTTGGGACCTGTGTTATTTTCCATTGCAATACATCCTCTTCTATTGAAGTTACAGTCTAATCAAGCAGGGATCATGGTATTGGCTTACCTGGATGATATATTTCTTCTTGGTCCACCAAATGAAGCAATGGTGGCCTTTGAGAATCTGAGGTCTGATTTCTCCAGTATTGGTTTAGAAATATCAAGCAGCAAGTGTGAGGTCTTTTCGTCATCCTCAGGCATCAAACTTCTCGGAGATCAAATTTCATCTATTCCGACTACATCCACGGGAACTACAATCCTTGGGGTTCCTATTGGCTGCCCATCATTTATTCAGTCCCACTGTTCATCATTTGCTGACTCTGGAAACCTTTTGTGTGACCAACTGGTCGAGCTTGAGGATCCACAGAGTGCGATGCTTTTACTCAGGCATTGCCATGTTCCTAGAATGACACACTTGGCAAGGTCAGTAGCACCAAGTACCTCATCGAAGCAGCTTCACTGCATGATCATCTGACAAGAGAGTCATTTTCAAAAATACTGAACTGTGGTCCAATTCCAAACGACAGGTGGTTTCAAGCGACACTACCGATTAAAAATGGAGGTTTTGGGATGACATCCATTACAGAGATATGTCAAATAGCCTTTATATCTAGCTGGGCTAATGCACTGTCGACATTACCGATTCGATTCCCAGCTATGGAGAATCAAATTAATGAAATCATTTTTGGAGATGGTGCAGATGGTTCTATTAGATCCGAGTTACTTCGAGCAATTCCTCCTGGCAAGATTTTTACTGACTTGCTAGAGGACACTAAGagactacaacaaaaattaactCGTCAACACATGACTTTTGCTACTGCCCACATGGTAGAAAACACTGCTTCGCCCAGAGATGCGGCTCGCCTTCGCTCTCTAGGTGGAAAAGGTGCTGGCTCCTGGCTTAACACGATTCCAGAATCAGCAAAATTCGCACTCTCACCTTACGAATTCCGTTTGGCGTGTTTGCTGAGATTGGGTCTATCTTTGCCGGCTGTCAGATGGATTGAGCAGTGTGATTGTGGAACTGCATTAGACGAAATGGGATACCACTTGCTGACTTGTAAGAAGGGTGGTGGGCCTGTTTGGTCACACGATTCGATAGTAAGTGAATGGGATGACTGTTTGCGGCAGCTGCAGATTCACCACAAAAAGGAACCGAGGGACAGATACAATGATAGCaacaacagaccggacatcgctgtctttgatgttggctCTGGTGCCAATGTGGAACTAGATGTAGCCCTTTCACATCCATGGGCATCGGACATTGTGAGTCAGGCTGCTGAGAAAGACggggcagcagcagcaagaagagaggacaggaagacaaaaaaATACAGTGAGCTAAAGCTCGCTGGAATGTCTTCAATGAGATTTGTTCCCCTCgtcatggaacactttggtcgcTGGGGTGAAGAAGCCACAAACTATCTACAGGAACTATCTCGCCGATCATGTGATGATGCTGGCAACAATAACTGCAATGAGTTTATGTGCTTTTGGCGAAAGCGGTTTTCAATAACACTACAGcggtgcaatgcaaagacaatagcaaaaaaaatttctattcttacctttaatagttgtaacactgtagatgactttgtcacacaattttacatacattaggtatagatagcagtatagttgtagtggccgcatagagcctgcttaaactcaccttctcttcattagcctgtagtagtgttcatgtttgaaatatatgaggattgacagacagacagacagacagacagacagacaaacagacagacatatactGTACTCTCATAGAGACTCTACTTGCACatttgctaggaatttgtgaaagcaaaccagtcgttgcaaacagcaaagtcatagattGACTAATgtacttggccttgaatgtcaaaatcaaataatctatctgaatcagacagacagacagacagacagacaaagacatgtAATTAGCATTGGTGTAAGTTATAGTGATGATATATAAaaacatatgtattgacaaacagacaggcaaacagaccgTAGACAATAGGACGGGCAAACATAATTTAAAGTAGGGTtttgtgctggccatgcagtcgagagaatgattttgttgattctcagactgaattatcttggttttatgaacaattgaattattatttgcagtataatagaAATCTTGGTGACTTTTCTCAGTAATatatagcagaaatgttgctcaagaattggcaaccatttctagttccattgatagtaatgagaaagttgactcGATCATACTGCACGTGCTGCCCCATGCTACTATTTGCCTTGCCCAAGTGACTCCCTTGAGTTGTCTACCTGTTGTctttgccagtacagacaattaagttttggaatgcggaatcaagttactaactagctcaaaagtgtactaaattttgaatgatctgAAAACTCATACAAAGAGAATATTCTTTATgagagtgcagaagcaatgtacagatacagtggtgCAAACTTTTcaccccaacaaacaaaaaccaaaacaagcTAAAACAAAAATCGTAAGGACACATAGtaaatcatcaaaaaagaCATGTCGTCTCTCttggattgtacatgtgttagtgaatgtcaaaacatttcatcacttcacaaagaggcatactacaattatttcttattacctctaacatatatatatatatatatatatatatatatatacacaaatatttgctgttcaagtacacacacacacacacacacacacacacacacacacacacacacacacacacacacacacacacacacacacacacacatacacacacacacacacacacacacacacacacacacacacacacacaccccagtatactaattatataacttttattcacgtcaccaaccatataacaatgccataataattatatagtttgcaatacaatacccGTTGGCAAAAGGCATATACAACGTATACTTATAAGTGCcaacaacgcaatgactgataccttcaatttaattaagtaactgaacttaaattaattaacttaatttaattaaaaccaatgctagctctaaacatacattacctcaataatactgtagctttgtgacaaccagcagagttatgaatacGTCGCGTCATCCATCTaaatgattctatgcattagtaattattatgtggtttgcattaaatgatctgatttgtaatgagtattaaagtgtctatagattatttcatttacgtgtttataccaactagataatgcttaattaataaatattgtgtacacacacatatggtatgctgtcattttaattgtatagtgtttatctgttaataaatgttttgtaggagtagttgtgaaataaaattaaattgcctgagtactttgtactgttctaattgtattggtaattaattaattgcatattatttaactggacacaggaaataaatttgcaataaatagtacacaatttgatgtatgcagtgcacgccacaatgacacacaatttaatccagttaattaataatgtgcgtagcagatgcgcgcacccaaaaaatatttcaagaaaactgcaaatttttttatttaaccgcaaaaaatagtaattaaaaattactttacctgccgtccaatttatttgaagtcgatttgtgccgagagcaacgttcagcggacgacactcaaaactgaggcccccttttaataaacggtgcaggttactgctctAAAGATGcacaaaaagacagcagttcgtttatgtcaaaaacgcggttgtaacatgtccgttcactaccaagaatcaattggcgcgtcggtagcctcgtacaccaaagcgCATTCGCTGCAGGGGCTAAGTTCCCAAACCTCGTCCAAAAAAAATAGCCCACCCCGCGGCCTCAATATCAGCGTCGACGTCACTCGACCAGAAGCTGATTACTAACTGAGGCGGGCATGCACAAGGTTTACAATGATAGAACTACTGAAAGGACACACGGACATTTGAATGCATTTGTATAGATCGCTAGCATTAATTAGCGTGGCACGTGctagtcaatgtgtccagcccccTTCTCAGCCTCTTCATGCTCTAGTTAGCAGATGCAAGTACGTGCGCAGCAGATGGGCTAGCAGCCAAGTATTTACCACTCTAGTGTTTCTTCACTAACCTAATACAATGCCTGAGCTCAACTGCAATTGGCTACGTCTATGCATACATATATGATATAATTGCGACTACACAAAAAAGTTTGCAATTCGTGACTGTCTGATCAAAATGTGAATTTCCAGTCTGCTAGTACTGCTCATGGAATGGCCAACCATTCTTTCTTCAAAATTGGAGAAGAATATAAGATAAGACAGAAAGCACAAAGTACAGACTACTTTGCCAACGTGCAATGCCATGAGCTCCACTCGTGTCTTTCTTCAcgttcgcattaggattgttacCAGTGAACGTCATGACCACACAATTATCATGTGCAACATATTGGTTATCTCCCCACATGGTTTCACACATTTCCTTGCCGTTTCCATACCACTCTGCAAAGGTACGACATGTCTTATTGACGCAATGAAAACGGCCCGTTTCATTATCTTCTTTGAAGCCTGTCAACCAATTTGGTGCACAAATAGCCACGTCTTTGCATGCTTCGAAAAACTCGTCACAATTGGAAGCGCATATAGGTAGATCGACCACTGATAACTCCTCCGAGCCTTTCCACTGTCCAATATATGGATCACAATGGAAAAAACAGCTATCGGCTTTCAAAAAGCGTTCACATTCAGGTGGTACCTCACCGCAGTCATCCCAGTGGAAATTGTACAACTCTTGGTCACCCTGTTGGTCAATTGA of the Corticium candelabrum chromosome 2, ooCorCand1.1, whole genome shotgun sequence genome contains:
- the LOC134176272 gene encoding riboflavin-binding protein-like, whose amino-acid sequence is MLSQRLREPLDLVWESGYQTFCTMGFALIVISALATLANQMVVQAADLTCVFGPHHKASPSPEPDIRADTACSRYSSLSCCSPNVSHSIDQQGDQELYNFHWDDCGEVPPECERFLKADSCFFHCDPYIGQWKGSEELSVVDLPICASNCDEFFEACKDVAICAPNWLTGFKEDNETGRFHCVNKTCRTFAEWYGNGKEMCETMWGDNQYVAHDNCVVMTFTGNNPNANVKKDTSGAHGIARWQSSLYFVLSVLSYILLQF
- the LOC134176271 gene encoding uncharacterized protein LOC134176271, whose product is MINQVFASFPDIAFHVFKMYSGFGDLIVSKGSSTVKISSQEGVHQGDPLGPVLFSIAIHPLLLKLQSNQAGIMVLAYLDDIFLLGPPNEAMVAFENLRSDFSSIGLEISSSKCEVFSSSSGIKLLGDQISSIPTTSTGTTILGVPIGCPSFIQSHCSSFADSGNLLCDQLVELEDPQSAMLLLRHCHVPRMTHLASWANALSTLPIRFPAMENQINEIIFGDGADGSIRSELLRAIPPGKIFTDLLEDTKRLQQKLTRQHMTFATAHMVENTASPRDAARLRSLGGKGAGSWLNTIPESAKFALSPYEFRLACLLRLGLSLPAVRWIEQCDCGTALDEMGYHLLTCKKGGGPVWSHDSIVSEWDDCLRQLQIHHKKEPRDRYNDSNNRPDIAVFDVGSGANVELDVALSHPWASDIVSQAAEKDGAAAARREDRKTKKYSELKLAGMSSMRFVPLVMEHFGRWGEEATNYLQELSRRSCDDAV